TCAAGAAGACAgcatattgatttttgtttgtagACATCAAACATGGTTCTATCATATTCCTATTTTGCTGTTTGTATTAACAGTTCCAATAAAATGGTCGCTGGAACACACAACAGAACTCCTCTGCTTTTAACTTGACAAGTTAAGACCATTACCATAATAAATATACAACAGATCAAGATGACACAAACCTTAATTTCAAGCATTGGTGGGTTGCTGTTATTCTATGGGACATTTGGGAAATCTGGAACTTTGATACTGGACAAAAGGATCGGAGTTCCCCGTTGCTGAAATGAATGGCCATTGAAATTAGTCTGGAAATGTGTAGAGGATTTTGAACGAGGTTCAACATTTGCTTtgtttatcatttgtttttctttcttggaatcTGATTGTTCGATATATGGATACTTCAGGTGCCCAACTGGTTTCAAGTGCGGTATCAACTACCAACCACCAACAGTGGTTCCTGGAGGTGATCTTGCTAAAGTGCAGCGTGCAGTTTGCATGATAAGCAACAACACAGCAGTAGCTGAGGTCTTCTCCAGAATTGACCACAAGTTTGATCTCATGTACTCTAAGCGAGCATTTGTCCACTGGTATGTGGGCGAAGGCATGGAGGAAGGTGAATTCTCAGAAGCTCGTGAAGATCTTGCTGCTCTTGAGAAAGACTACGAGGAAGTCGGAGCAGAAGGTGGTGATGATGAGGGTGAGGACGAAGATTACTGAGATaatattttgtgaggaaatagCAGTTGTATGTCTATCTCTTATCATTCGTGTGCGTTTGTCTAGAGGTGTACTATCATCATTATTTCCATGTCAGTGATCTGTGAATTGTCTGTCCATTATGTattgtttcttttgttgttgattGTTTGCACTATCTCAAAAAATGTATCGTTCtctttttttgaaatgaaacaTATGCTATCTATAAAGCCACCTGCTATTAATTTATACACCGAGCTCATCTTCCACTCGGTGATCTTGGTAGGCGTAGGCAACATGATTTAGCTAGAAGCTCTATTGAGAATATTTAATTGCATATCTACAAATTCTGgcttagataaaaattaaaacaaaatcacagCATTATGGCATTACCACCAGAGACTGCCATCACATCTTAGAGGCAACTATTGGTTATGAGAATATACTTTCTTGTAAGAACTAAGAAATGCTACAAGAAAGTCAATACGGAGAATTTGctaatgatgaagatgaaaggGAAATCTAACACAGAGCTGGATAAAACTATGCacatttctttgattttgtatGTGTCTCTACTGCATGTAAGAAATGCTGGAGTTATACAACAAATCTCTGTTGCTGAAGTACTAGCATGTCGGGGGAATGGCCCTGTTGTTGAACATCTCGATACATTTAAATacttcccttttcctttttgtagcagCATGTGTACTCTATACAGTTCTATCTATCACGCTAAATACATATTCTTCATTGTGCTCTTCATGTCTGGCTTGGCTTGACCTTTGTAAATTGGTTATGAAATTTGACCATCAAATGGTGAAAAGTTCACCAGCTGAATCCAATCCGTTAGACCAGACATATAATCTGCTATGCTACCTGAACAAAGAATATATTTGTACTCTCTCTTAGTCTGATCAGTTCATGTGATATAGCATCACAGTTGATGGAAAGCGGATACCTAACCTCCCTAGAGCTTTAGGAAACAGTGTCTTGAGCCATTTTGAGATAGGAAATCCAATTTCATGATAGCCGGGTGGtagaagatgattttttaaattttgggtCAGTTGGATATGTAGAAAGGAGCTATATAAATTCTTATACATTACTTGTTCTGTAAAATAGGGTTtcaaaaaagctaaattatttAAGTGCAATAGGGATGCATCATTTGGAATTTGAAAGTGGTAGGAGTTTCCCTATACCAGATATCTTAATCCTAGGTTCCTAGCAAGCTGGACTCACCTTTGATAAGAATCTACTGCTGAATTGTCtaactaaaatgtttttaaacatGGTTTGAACTTCTCCAAGTAACTGCGGTGCAGACACTTCTTCTGGAGCATACCTTAGTGGGGGGCAACTTTTTTAAGTCAAAAATACCTCAGAAAGGTCAACATGTGAATATATAAAAGACATGGATGTGATGTTAAATTAGGTTAGTTAAGCAGATTGAAAATGAACTTCCCTGAAATGGGTTATTTGCAGTTAACCCTGTCATGGAGCATTTTCATATGCCCTAGCTCTGTGGTTGAGAGGTTTAGCATTGCATTAGACAATAGCCCTTTATTTCACAGAACCACAGCTTCTTTGAAGCATCTCTGTAAACATCAAAGATCATTGGGATGCTTCAAAGGGACTAGCAAGTTCATAAATAGCATGGATGATCAAGGTGGTTCAGATTTATGTGAAAATCTGGCATGCCTGCTGGAGCGAAATAATCATAACTTTGCTGAGAAGTAAAAACTTACTAATGACATGATCAAAGATTTCAATATACAGATAAAGTGGAGGATAGCCTGAGTGACCAAGGATTACATATTGGAAGACACTGCAACTCTTTTGGATAGTTGTTGGCTGAGGGGCCCCGGAGCTCTTGTCTGAGCTGTTAAGAGGTTGAAACATGCTTTTCAATGACTACAGACATTGATGACATCTGTATCTACTCCAATGAAAAAGAGAAGTTACCATGGGGAACAAAAGGTATATTTTAATCGCCATGATTGCTTCGACTAGGTATTCATCGACGATTTTTTTACCTTCTCCATGTAATTTGCtgttaacattttaaaacacaagATTTCGACCTCGTCTCTAGCTGGTATGTTGTCACTGTAACTTCACAAGCAAGGGTAGAGTGAAACCAGAAACTAGgggaagaaaggaaaggaaaggagaagagGGAGATTCTATGCTCGTTAGAATCACAACTTCTGCAGGCTGATTATTATAGTGGTGGAAGATCCCATAAAGCTTCAACAGGATCATGGATAGTCTCCATGTACTCTTGCACCCCATTCATTGCATATAGAGATGCTGATATCTGTCTCTCCACCTTCATCTTATCAAATTCTGAGAATTCCAAGTCACTTGTCCCTGGTGATACCACGCTTTTTGGAAAATCCAACACTTCCTGGGAAAATGCAAACCGATCGAACACAGGTCCAAAACCCCATGAAAGATCAGGCTGGGAAGAAACCCACTTGAATTCCTCAATGCAATTGCTCAAATCTGGTTTATATGCATCATCAAACAAGATATCGGTTTCATGAACCGAGCTGGAATTGGAGCAACTATCAGTACTCATGCCACAACTActaatgctgctgctgctgcagctaGAAGTGATGGTGCTTGTGGTAATGATGGTACTAGTTGGTACTGGGGTAGAGACTTCAGCAGTTTCTTCTTCACCCTGCTGCTGTTTGTCTCTCCTTTTGTTGTTGAGGAGGTTTCGAATCCGGGAAGCAAGAGGAGAATCCAAGGATACACGAGTAATGAAGTTGGTTCGAGTGTTTGATCCACGAAGCAGGCAAGCAGCTTCATCGTAAGCTCGAGCAGCTTCTTCAGCTGTCTCAAAGGTTCCTAGCCACATCCTTATATTTTGTGTTGTGTATTTGATCTCAGCTACCCATCTACCAGAAGGTCTTTGCCTAACACCAACGAACTTGTTACTGCTGCTAGGCTTGCTTATCCCCTTAAACTTGCTTGTTTTGCTAACTGGCATGCTCGCTTTTCTACGCTTCGTTTCTTGCTGGAAATGAATTTCCATAGGGAAATTGCACAAGAAAGAAGATTGGACTAATTAAGACGTTGGATTGGAGAGAAATGTTGGTTTGAGCTcgctgaagaagaagaagaagagagttgTTCTACTGGTCCAAAGGAGGTGGAGAGCCCTGTCTGCATGTCCCTGTCTTCTTCTCAGTGGAGATACTTATACGATTGAAGCTTCAAAAAATGCCATGGATTATTTACGAGCAACATGGTGCCCTTTTCAAGGTCTTTAGAgctctttttaatatattatctcaAGGTTTTCTGCTTTGGTTCAAGGGTTTAGTCCTTCGTCTGCTATCTCTATGACCTGGTCAAAGTGCAAGGACGGGGTCAGGAAGCCTAGAATAGCGCCACTTGGAGGCACCAGAATCGCTTGAGAAGAGGGGCATTAACCTGGTCATCACagaaattgttttcaaaatagcaaacctaattaaaaatattaactgaATAGcacaattaaataaagaattgGCTAAATTAAGTCTTCGAGAGGCATGAGTGTTCCACtctagttattattattaatattttttttatattatcgaatttattttattgaggttttttttatattattagtgtTGTCATAATCagaaatttaatgtattttcataattttttttttctctctcttctcttctttgcatcacatatttttttttaatatcaaaatgaattaaaaatatttactgaatatcacaattaaataaagaattgGCTAAATTAaatcttcaaaaggtaaaggcggtttatttaattattgttgataATCTTGATgttaatagatttattttatcaagatttttttggtaatgctagtgttgttataataaaaaatttgaaatgttttcaagattttttttctctttcttttttaatttctctcaaGGAAAATCATTATCACgatgttttctaattttgatatttacaaACTGTATTGTTTtacagatttttttaattatattatttaacaaatatttttttaaaactattttaaaagttaaaaaaatagcatcagACAAAGACACAACGCtttacattataaaattaatagattcttagatgtcttttttttttttttttttatcaatttatcatGAACATATTCTATCCATTATTATAGGTTAGGACTAGACAATTTAGTATTGATGATTATCTAAGGATGATGTATACACTGATCATCTTCTCAAAAAAGGTTTAATCTTGAAGTGATCGAGAAAAAAGAAATCGCAGATAATGATCATCATCATGATATATATGTTGCcacttttctatttaaatttatttatgctgCTGGCTCCCTCGTCGATAAAAGTACTGTTGCTGCATAAGCGTTCATGCAAATATCAGAATATCAactagttagattttaaatttattttttaaatattataatttaaattttagaattattaatacttatattattaaattcaagatCTATAAAAATTAGTCGAGACATACACAAAGTTAACTCAAATACTcccactaataaaaaaatattagcactTGTAAATATTAAGAGGTACAGCTCaattaattaggttttaaatttattttttagagttcacaaattcaaattttatgaattttaaagttattaaaaatttacatgatcattaattttaaattttataaaattaattaaaatatatacaagctcattcaaatattcattttaataataataataaaaaaaatcaacgctTGCACGCTAAAATGTCTACTGATCAGCACTGTTGGGAAGTTGGGGCTGCTGCTTTTTCTTGGCAAATCCAGCCATGAATGATGCCAAGAATCCAGCTCATCCTTCTCTACCACTCCACTTTCACAGTACaacaaatatactaaaagaaatgaaagctTTTCTCAAACTATAGACACACTTTACTAGAGTGACGTCCATGATGttagcaagaaaaaataattgcttttaatttaagaatGATTTGgagtttatttgttattattatttgtttgagtatatttttattgattcattttttaatgcataataaaataattaaaatatctctaacataaaaacaaactaacATTATTGAACAAgagtgttttgatatttttactttttaattatacaatacaaTTACACAATTGTTCTtagaatacaaaaaatataggcCATGTAAACAGGGGTATAAACATCTTTTcctccaagtttttttttttttttttgtaattaatcaGGTTGGTCAAGGATAATGAAgtaatttaacatttaattaatattttttatataaaaaattgttatcgCGTACTGTGTATATACTAGCACGTGGGAGGTGCTATACATTTTAAGAAAGCACGAAAGACGCCTCCGATAGTTGAAAATTATCTTTCTCCATCTCATTTTGTGCTCCATCATGTACTCTTTTTTTATGGCCAACATGTGTCTTCTAAAGGTGGTTGATTTATCGCTAGTAacccttttattttccttttatatctCTCCTATATGGAGAGATGCACtctagacctttttttttttttttactttttagatttaatttttttagttttgattgtttatttttattattttttcttttattaaaattttatgattttcaatttaatcctttaattttaatttctatatataatatttttcggTATGGTCATTctacttttgatttcttattttttttttttttcaaagtttttatgctttcaattttatcattcaagtcaattttatgatttttgtcttttcaataataataaaaattttaatttcatccttctttgatttcttggctttttttccttaacctttttgtaaacaaatttatggtttttaatattatctttcaaattaaatttataactttttttttcaataacaataataatagttgtagcaacaacaacaacaataacaacaataatgatagtagtagtagtagtaagtaataacaataacaataacaacaacaacactaacaataataataataataataataataataataataataataataatggtagtCATAACAATAATTgcgatgataataataataattgtgataaaaatagttataataatcaaaatgacTTTGGAATAATGTATTTTggtatattagttatttttctcttcaatttaaccctcccAACCAAAAAATTTGtcctttttcttataattttttttatccattatcCTTTTGGATAAGTGttattccttttctattttgttcttcaatctcaatctttcatgtatttttttatttggtccttattctttagattttttatttttttccttaatctttttataaaaattttattagttttttttatcttacttttcaatccaagtttatagtgtgttatttgtttataattttttttcttttagcttgagctatttttcttttcaattaaaccccCTAATCAAAAACATCTAAttgccctttaatttattttttattttgattttcactatctttcttttaattaccattttttatttcaaatctttttatgTAGTTAGTTTTTCCCTTGATATGTTCTTCTATATTTGTTGGCCCGGtccaatttttttcattctttattttttatccaatttaattctcccacaacttttttttttttcaagatatcataatattttttgaaaaaaaatatccgattaacatcattgtcttttctttactgtctaattaaaacaaaaccaattcaTTAATCTCAGTTTGTGTTATAACTCAAACCATTAATTTCTCCATTTGCATCACCTATACATCATTTATGACGAATAAAATACGTtacattattcaatattattttttcataaaaaatacgaATCCGCAACCTAGGAGCAGCCATGCCTAGTCATAGATATCTATTACCATACATGAAACCGTCAAAaggattttaatattaatattacacAACTGTTCTGTGACAATTTTTTTGGGACGGGTCACAAAGTGAGGTAGCTATATGGATTCCTTTGTCTCtgcataattttaattttgtaaccTCCATGTAGACTCTCGATCAAACAGCCATGAAAGACGAGGAAAACAggagtattttttatatggagATAGGCCCATAACCTCACCTAATCAGGCATGGAGTTTTTCATGCAATCATTCAGCTAGAGCCTACAGGCCTCTCTACATAACAAATTACAGGTCTGAGGTATCCTCTAGCTACTCTTGCAAGTGTTAagttttttcaggttttttattttatttttatcaatatagaTATTTTGATTAACTTGTgtatacctcgactaatctcacatgtcttgaagttaatgatcatgtaaaccTTTAATGGCCTTGAAATTTATGAGACTCGAACTAATAACTTCTATCAAGCAAACTTAAAACCTGAtcaatttatctatatttttcagatttttttatctttttagataTACTTTGGTATGCTATCTAGCTTATTAGAGACTTTTGGCATGGAAAATTTGTGTAGATACTTAGATATATACTTGAAGAAATTGCGCAGGTCTTgcagcaaataaaataaagatttattaaGCCATGAAGCAAACATTTTCTATAGgctgttgaataaaaaatatattaatcttcATGTTTCATGtattataatcaaattaaaagtagCTCTAGACAATATTGTCACCTTCAATGCCTTTCATTTTCATGT
This genomic stretch from Populus alba chromosome 19, ASM523922v2, whole genome shotgun sequence harbors:
- the LOC118056753 gene encoding ethylene-responsive transcription factor ERN1 — encoded protein: MEIHFQQETKRRKASMPVSKTSKFKGISKPSSSNKFVGVRQRPSGRWVAEIKYTTQNIRMWLGTFETAEEAARAYDEAACLLRGSNTRTNFITRVSLDSPLASRIRNLLNNKRRDKQQQGEEETAEVSTPVPTSTIITTSTITSSCSSSSISSCGMSTDSCSNSSSVHETDILFDDAYKPDLSNCIEEFKWVSSQPDLSWGFGPVFDRFAFSQEVLDFPKSVVSPGTSDLEFSEFDKMKVERQISASLYAMNGVQEYMETIHDPVEALWDLPPL